The following coding sequences are from one Trueperaceae bacterium window:
- a CDS encoding dehypoxanthine futalosine cyclase, producing the protein MDLLEKAASGCRLTADEGIELYSYPLFDLGAAANEVRRMRTDPQIVTYLIDRNINYTNICNIGCSFCGFYRTRSQSDSYTLSFEEIGEKVKELEAVGGTRILMQGGVNPNLQFDWYLDLLEFLKQSHPDIRVEAFSPEEIKGLSTLSGRPSLEILEKLRDAGLDGLPGGGGEILVDKIRKHRRIAPARIGSDEWLQIMGEAQSIGIYTTATMVIGFGETKEDRVQSILRVRERHEESLEKYGNGFSAFISWNLQTKNVRVEGVAPGSNSHEYLRNLAVSRLLLDKVVNFQVSWPTMGYKVAQTGLYFGANDFGSTMLEENVVSQAGAQHQMASEKEIIRQITDAGFQPVQRDSNYCQVRRPSVNDLPKISPVSNSGQNIALN; encoded by the coding sequence ATGGATTTGCTTGAAAAAGCCGCGTCCGGGTGCCGTCTTACGGCTGATGAAGGGATTGAGCTTTATAGCTACCCTTTATTCGATTTGGGGGCAGCAGCTAATGAAGTGCGTCGCATGCGTACTGATCCACAAATCGTCACTTACCTTATCGATAGGAACATCAATTACACAAATATTTGTAACATCGGTTGCAGTTTCTGCGGGTTTTATCGCACGCGGAGTCAAAGTGACAGCTACACTCTTTCATTTGAGGAAATTGGCGAAAAGGTAAAGGAATTAGAGGCAGTAGGGGGAACCCGCATTCTTATGCAAGGTGGGGTCAATCCCAACCTTCAATTTGACTGGTATTTGGACCTCTTAGAGTTCCTTAAACAAAGTCACCCAGATATTCGAGTGGAAGCCTTTAGCCCTGAAGAAATCAAGGGGCTGTCTACACTGTCAGGTCGTCCCAGCCTAGAGATTTTAGAGAAATTAAGGGATGCAGGACTAGATGGCTTGCCCGGCGGCGGCGGTGAAATTCTGGTCGATAAAATTCGGAAACATCGCCGTATTGCACCCGCTAGGATTGGTTCCGATGAGTGGCTCCAAATTATGGGGGAAGCCCAATCCATTGGTATCTACACGACAGCAACTATGGTTATAGGATTTGGTGAGACCAAGGAAGATAGGGTCCAGAGCATTCTAAGGGTACGGGAAAGGCATGAGGAATCGTTAGAGAAATACGGTAATGGGTTCTCCGCATTTATCAGTTGGAATTTGCAAACAAAGAATGTGAGGGTAGAGGGAGTGGCTCCGGGGTCCAATTCCCATGAGTACCTCCGGAATCTAGCGGTGAGCCGGCTTCTCCTAGATAAAGTGGTTAATTTTCAAGTGTCGTGGCCGACCATGGGTTATAAAGTTGCTCAGACAGGATTATATTTCGGGGCTAACGATTTTGGTAGCACTATGTTAGAGGAAAATGTGGTGTCACAGGCTGGCGCTCAACACCAGATGGCATCAGAAAAGGAAATCATTCGACAAATAACCGATGCTGGCTTTCAACCCGTTCAGCGTGATAGCAACTATTGTCAAGTTCGACGCCCTAGCGTTAATGATTTGCCCAAAATATCTCCGGTCTCGAATTCGGGACAAAATATTGCTTTAAACTAA
- a CDS encoding tartronate semialdehyde reductase yields MKIAFIGMGTMGAPMASRLLNAGHDLRVHNRTRSREQQLLDQGATAGFSPKDVVDGTDLVFTMVSDTPDVENVILGPEGAIHGMKSGSLLVDMSTISPSATRNFAKVLKDKGIEMLDAPVSGGSEGAQNGTLSIMVGGTTETFCQLKPVLEILGSTITHVGPIGSGQIAKAINQVIIAGTYAAVAEGLVLGLAAGIDIEATHTAVSSGAASSWVLSNRASNMINNDYPLGFRTRLHRKDLGIALETARELGVPLPMAALVEQIETGLLKKNYGEEDVSNIARYYREQATLE; encoded by the coding sequence GTGAAGATTGCATTCATTGGAATGGGAACGATGGGCGCACCGATGGCGAGTCGCTTGCTCAACGCGGGCCACGATTTGCGAGTACACAACCGTACAAGATCACGCGAGCAACAACTTCTGGATCAGGGAGCAACTGCCGGCTTTAGCCCTAAAGATGTAGTAGACGGAACTGATTTAGTATTCACAATGGTTAGTGATACACCAGACGTAGAAAACGTTATCCTCGGTCCGGAAGGGGCGATCCATGGGATGAAAAGTGGTTCATTGCTTGTGGACATGAGTACCATTAGTCCCTCAGCTACCCGAAATTTCGCTAAGGTACTCAAGGACAAAGGAATAGAAATGCTTGATGCTCCCGTATCAGGAGGAAGCGAAGGGGCTCAAAATGGCACGTTATCTATCATGGTTGGAGGCACTACAGAAACCTTCTGCCAGTTAAAACCTGTCCTAGAAATACTCGGTTCGACAATTACCCATGTCGGACCTATAGGCAGCGGGCAAATCGCTAAGGCGATAAATCAAGTGATAATCGCTGGTACATATGCTGCCGTAGCCGAAGGCTTAGTACTTGGATTGGCAGCTGGCATAGATATCGAGGCTACCCACACAGCTGTTTCTAGCGGGGCAGCTAGTTCCTGGGTATTGTCCAATCGGGCATCAAACATGATCAATAACGATTACCCTCTAGGCTTTCGTACACGTCTACATCGCAAAGACCTTGGGATTGCCCTGGAAACAGCTAGAGAGCTAGGAGTTCCCCTTCCAATGGCGGCTTTAGTCGAACAAATCGAAACGGGCCTGTTGAAAAAGAATTATGGGGAGGAAGATGTTTCCAACATTGCCCGATACTATCGAGAACAAGCTACCCTTGAATAG
- a CDS encoding methyltransferase type 11 — protein sequence MVVQVKPFTKLAAVYDDLMVDIQYESWIDFMLTVVEKRGLKDSKALELGCGTGNATVVMNSRGFSVTGLDSSPYMLGFARSKLPSLQFVRADFETFVLDERYPLVYSVFDTLNNLLDPSAFRNMAQRVFKHLEASGIFVFDLNTTIGLRELWDGNRIEGSVNGVDYIWEHSFDEANALARIEVSWENNGQKFREVHFERGYDIGEVRNIIQAVGFTNVEVLVYPSGRPATGDEPRVWVVAKKGV from the coding sequence GTGGTCGTGCAGGTCAAGCCGTTTACAAAACTCGCTGCTGTTTATGACGACCTTATGGTTGACATCCAGTATGAATCGTGGATTGACTTTATGCTCACGGTGGTGGAGAAACGAGGATTAAAAGATAGCAAAGCTCTGGAACTTGGATGTGGAACAGGGAACGCAACGGTTGTAATGAATTCGCGGGGTTTCTCGGTCACAGGGTTAGATTCATCGCCGTATATGCTGGGTTTTGCCCGATCGAAATTACCGTCACTTCAATTCGTTCGAGCGGATTTTGAAACTTTTGTGTTAGACGAAAGGTATCCCTTAGTTTATTCCGTTTTCGATACTTTAAATAATCTATTAGACCCTTCGGCGTTTCGTAATATGGCTCAACGAGTGTTTAAACATTTGGAAGCTTCGGGGATTTTTGTGTTTGACTTGAACACGACCATCGGCCTCAGAGAATTATGGGATGGGAATCGGATTGAAGGTTCTGTCAATGGGGTCGATTACATTTGGGAGCATAGTTTCGACGAAGCCAACGCTTTAGCTCGGATAGAAGTTTCATGGGAAAATAACGGGCAAAAGTTTCGGGAGGTTCATTTTGAAAGAGGATATGATATTGGGGAAGTCAGAAACATAATTCAGGCAGTCGGATTCACTAACGTCGAGGTGTTGGTATACCCCAGCGGTAGGCCTGCGACAGGCGATGAACCAAGAGTCTGGGTTGTAGCAAAAAAGGGTGTCTAG